The following coding sequences are from one Microbacterium wangchenii window:
- a CDS encoding O-antigen ligase family protein has translation MAWAGRLHSDSPWILLAAICAIPLVILACVDPLIGVGVIAGAVVVVLALVRPKTFFLLGMFILLLQRTLSLHVGGGIVDQFDEIFVAACAVLFSTQRLLRGQTLRVLPGQALTVIFILIGLAGCVVNSVPLGVSLQGALLIVKGFVLAWGVAQLDWATHDVEQIAKAAATFAVLLIVGGVINFVAPGPWSQVVLAGQDYGSRFGLAPITSFFQHPGYFGSVMAMTLLAALAFQSVFRRTKTSILLVFGSLFAAFLTGRRKVLIGLVAGVSVLGLRLRMAPLLIVAVLAVPLSLLVFWNRIVEVVQYTWAEYFVNPDAVARIRLTIDSFTIAAQSFPFGAGFGRFGSAVARQNYSPLYYELSYNNVWGLGPTEESGQFLTDTFWPAIIGESGFIGAACFIAVLVVFVRRFGLLSRQSQGWDRWLGLVGLAWTVQMTVESVAGAVFTAVPTFALFFGLVGIVATRPKPEISGYPTGRVPSRAPWGRVLQRS, from the coding sequence ATGGCATGGGCGGGGCGCTTACACAGCGACAGCCCCTGGATTCTCCTGGCCGCGATCTGCGCGATCCCGCTCGTGATCTTGGCCTGTGTCGACCCGTTGATCGGGGTCGGTGTGATCGCAGGCGCCGTGGTCGTTGTTCTCGCACTAGTCAGGCCCAAGACGTTCTTTTTGCTCGGGATGTTCATCCTGTTGTTGCAGCGGACGCTGAGCCTCCATGTCGGCGGGGGGATAGTCGATCAGTTCGATGAGATCTTCGTAGCGGCGTGCGCCGTGCTTTTCAGTACGCAGCGGCTCCTTCGTGGGCAGACGCTGCGAGTTCTTCCGGGTCAGGCGCTGACGGTCATCTTTATCCTCATTGGATTGGCTGGATGCGTCGTCAATTCGGTCCCGCTTGGGGTGTCTCTTCAAGGAGCGCTCTTGATCGTTAAGGGCTTCGTGCTCGCCTGGGGCGTAGCGCAGCTCGACTGGGCGACTCACGATGTCGAACAGATCGCAAAGGCGGCGGCTACGTTTGCCGTTCTCCTAATAGTGGGCGGTGTGATCAACTTCGTTGCCCCTGGCCCATGGTCGCAGGTCGTTCTGGCCGGTCAGGACTACGGCTCACGATTCGGGCTTGCACCGATCACATCCTTTTTCCAGCATCCTGGATACTTCGGCTCGGTGATGGCTATGACCCTCCTCGCAGCGCTCGCCTTTCAGTCGGTGTTCCGCCGCACGAAGACTTCGATCCTCCTCGTATTTGGATCGCTCTTCGCGGCGTTCCTTACGGGCAGGCGGAAGGTTTTGATCGGACTCGTCGCGGGCGTCTCGGTCCTCGGCCTCCGGCTGCGAATGGCCCCTCTTCTAATCGTGGCCGTGCTCGCGGTTCCTCTTTCCCTGCTCGTGTTCTGGAACCGTATTGTCGAGGTCGTTCAGTACACTTGGGCTGAGTACTTCGTCAATCCAGATGCGGTCGCCCGCATCCGTCTCACGATTGACTCGTTCACAATCGCCGCCCAGTCATTCCCGTTCGGTGCGGGGTTCGGTCGTTTTGGTAGCGCAGTCGCTCGGCAGAACTACAGCCCTCTGTATTACGAACTGAGCTATAACAACGTCTGGGGGCTGGGGCCGACTGAGGAGTCGGGGCAATTCCTCACCGACACATTTTGGCCGGCCATCATCGGAGAATCGGGCTTCATCGGTGCGGCCTGCTTCATCGCTGTGCTCGTGGTTTTCGTTCGCAGATTCGGCCTCCTAAGCCGTCAGTCGCAGGGGTGGGACCGTTGGCTCGGGCTTGTAGGGCTCGCGTGGACTGTTCAGATGACCGTCGAATCCGTCGCTGGGGCGGTATTCACCGCCGTGCCAACCTTCGCACTCTTCTTCGGGCTCGTCGGAATAGTCGCGACTCGTCCAAAGCCTGAGATAAGTGGGTACCCAACTGGGCGAGTCCCCTCCCGGGCGCCATGGGGAAGGGTGCTGCAGCGCTCGTGA
- a CDS encoding acyltransferase family protein, producing MARGACVMLVVLHHVIRQMVDQAPESWQMAGAAWTVLDDFLTPIRIPLFFFISGLLVQRSLSRPWGETRKRWVVPVYLYVLWSTLLTLRLLLPWGDHEHSFLSNFFGNLVLAGSGYWYLYALPLYYLYSRVTRRWPWWLALLPLLPGLAFRDQFTEWMQSAGYEVMDSASLLGSILANAAFYWIGARYGAIVMEALRNLRWLVSTSLVLGYTAVQSIAIAAGSVDAVVPVVSLLGIGVGILVASRASSDALPSRGLRYVGERTLPVYVLQFFFVSVLSLAWSRMGSMPIIDQMPLLAWLYPVLVTTAIVLVSLGVYRVANLFSALRWLFTPPERWTRPAATPDVGVRPSATDSDGGPRRSV from the coding sequence ATGGCGCGCGGGGCGTGCGTGATGCTCGTTGTATTGCACCACGTCATTCGACAAATGGTTGACCAAGCGCCGGAGTCTTGGCAGATGGCCGGAGCCGCCTGGACGGTGCTCGATGACTTCCTGACGCCGATTCGCATTCCGCTGTTCTTCTTCATCTCGGGACTGCTCGTCCAGCGGTCGCTGTCTCGTCCGTGGGGGGAAACCCGCAAACGCTGGGTTGTCCCTGTCTATTTGTACGTACTCTGGAGCACGTTACTCACGTTGCGCTTGCTGCTGCCGTGGGGAGATCATGAGCATTCGTTCCTGAGCAACTTCTTCGGGAACCTTGTCCTCGCGGGCAGCGGCTACTGGTATCTGTACGCGCTGCCGCTCTACTACCTGTACTCCAGGGTGACGCGCCGCTGGCCATGGTGGCTGGCCTTGCTGCCGCTTCTACCCGGTCTGGCCTTCCGAGATCAATTCACTGAGTGGATGCAGTCTGCTGGATATGAGGTAATGGACAGCGCGAGTCTTCTCGGCAGCATCCTCGCCAACGCCGCCTTCTATTGGATCGGTGCTCGGTACGGGGCGATTGTTATGGAAGCGCTCCGGAACCTTCGATGGCTGGTCAGCACTTCGCTGGTTCTTGGGTACACAGCCGTACAATCGATCGCGATCGCGGCGGGCTCTGTGGACGCTGTGGTACCAGTGGTCAGCCTTCTCGGGATCGGGGTGGGCATTCTGGTTGCGTCCCGTGCCTCGTCAGACGCTCTGCCGTCGCGCGGGCTCCGCTATGTAGGCGAGCGCACCTTGCCCGTATACGTGCTGCAGTTCTTCTTCGTGTCGGTCCTGAGCCTCGCGTGGTCCCGTATGGGAAGCATGCCGATCATCGACCAGATGCCGCTTCTCGCGTGGCTATACCCCGTGCTGGTGACTACCGCGATCGTGCTCGTTTCCCTCGGCGTGTACCGAGTCGCGAACTTGTTCAGTGCGCTGAGGTGGCTATTCACCCCACCGGAGCGCTGGACGAGGCCAGCCGCGACACCCGATGTAGGTGTACGCCCAAGCGCCACCGACTCAGACGGCGGGCCGCGACGCTCCGTTTGA
- a CDS encoding UDP-glucose dehydrogenase family protein — MRISVIGCGYLGAVHAASMASIGHEVVGVDVDGRKIASLSKGEAPFFEPGLQEILTEGIQSGRLRFTTDMAEARGAKVHFIGVGTPQVKDGYAADLTYVNAAIDGLLPHLAAGDIVAGKSTVPVGTAATLAERVTPTGATLVWNPEFLREGWAVKDTIDPDRLVAGVPDGEEGDRAADVLREVYHPSIAKSTPFIVTDYATAELVKVAANAFLATKISFINAMAEIAEVTGADVTTLADAIGHDARIGRRFLGAGIGFGGGCLPKDIRAFAARAEELGRGESVAFLREVDAINLRRRDRAVDIVVDAFGGSVFKKNITVLGAAFKPHSDDIRDSPALDVAVRLHGLGAWVTITDPAAIENARRIHPQLNYVEDRDEALRGADAVIVVTEWDEYRRELSPEHARELVTGKIIVDGRNCLNAAAWRGAGWEYHGMGRP, encoded by the coding sequence ATGCGTATTTCTGTCATTGGTTGCGGATACCTGGGCGCGGTGCACGCAGCGTCCATGGCGTCGATCGGCCACGAAGTGGTCGGCGTCGATGTGGACGGCCGTAAGATCGCATCGCTATCCAAGGGGGAGGCGCCGTTCTTCGAGCCCGGCCTACAAGAAATCCTGACCGAAGGCATCCAGTCGGGGCGCCTGCGGTTCACAACCGACATGGCTGAGGCGCGGGGCGCCAAGGTGCACTTCATCGGGGTCGGAACTCCTCAGGTGAAGGACGGCTACGCGGCCGACCTGACGTACGTCAACGCTGCGATCGACGGACTGCTACCGCATCTCGCCGCGGGCGACATCGTCGCGGGGAAGTCGACCGTTCCCGTCGGCACCGCCGCGACCCTCGCCGAGCGGGTAACCCCCACGGGTGCGACGTTGGTATGGAACCCGGAGTTCCTCCGCGAGGGCTGGGCGGTGAAAGACACCATCGACCCCGACAGGCTCGTCGCGGGGGTTCCTGATGGGGAGGAGGGCGACCGGGCAGCGGATGTGCTCCGAGAGGTCTACCACCCCTCGATCGCCAAAAGCACGCCCTTCATCGTCACCGACTACGCCACCGCCGAACTCGTGAAAGTCGCAGCAAACGCGTTCCTGGCGACCAAGATCTCGTTCATCAACGCGATGGCCGAGATCGCCGAAGTCACCGGCGCTGATGTCACGACCCTCGCCGATGCCATCGGACATGACGCCCGGATCGGCCGACGCTTTCTCGGCGCCGGCATCGGGTTCGGCGGCGGATGCCTACCCAAGGACATCCGCGCCTTCGCCGCACGTGCCGAAGAGCTCGGCCGTGGCGAATCGGTCGCATTCTTACGCGAAGTTGACGCCATCAACCTCCGACGCCGCGACCGCGCGGTCGACATCGTCGTAGACGCCTTCGGCGGGTCGGTGTTCAAGAAGAACATCACGGTGCTCGGCGCGGCGTTCAAGCCGCACAGTGACGACATTCGCGACTCTCCCGCCCTCGACGTCGCGGTGCGTCTGCACGGGCTGGGCGCCTGGGTCACAATCACCGACCCTGCGGCGATCGAGAATGCCCGCCGCATCCACCCGCAGCTCAACTACGTCGAAGACCGCGACGAGGCTCTGCGCGGCGCAGACGCCGTCATCGTGGTCACGGAATGGGATGAGTACCGACGTGAACTCTCCCCCGAGCACGCCAGAGAGCTGGTGACCGGCAAGATCATCGTCGACGGTCGCAACTGCCTCAATGCCGCCGCGTGGCGGGGCGCCGGCTGGGAGTACCACGGGATGGGGCGTCCCTGA
- a CDS encoding glycosyltransferase, whose amino-acid sequence MTTLFVAISGGHLAQLHQLAPRVTKGESTWVTDATPQSRSLLAGRRVRHVPTRPPRDWVGVLRDSAIVDRAILDHGVTRVISTGSQVALSAYLAAKRRRVPFAYVESATRVTHLSTTGRLLDKAPGVRRFVQHPTAVTSPRWAYRLSVFDGFTVHREHERELRRVVVTMGGNGEYGFTRLAERLRDLLPSDADVLWQLGSTPQLDLPGRVVASIPSHELQRAMREADVVIGHAGTGTALAALSAGKLPLLVPRRVIHGEHVDAHQEDLARALQGRGLAVVREADAVSLSDLVEVSQYAVQSADSPSEVDLFEA is encoded by the coding sequence ATGACCACCCTCTTTGTTGCTATCTCAGGCGGACACCTCGCCCAGCTCCACCAACTTGCCCCCCGGGTGACGAAGGGCGAGTCGACGTGGGTAACGGACGCAACGCCGCAGAGCCGCTCGCTCCTCGCTGGGCGGCGAGTTCGCCACGTTCCGACGAGACCGCCGCGCGACTGGGTAGGAGTGCTTCGGGACTCCGCGATCGTGGATCGAGCGATCCTCGATCATGGCGTGACGCGGGTGATAAGCACGGGCTCGCAAGTTGCACTGTCCGCCTACCTCGCAGCGAAACGCCGGCGCGTCCCATTTGCGTACGTCGAGAGCGCTACGCGAGTCACGCATCTTTCGACGACGGGGAGACTGCTGGACAAAGCCCCTGGCGTCCGGCGCTTCGTGCAACATCCGACCGCCGTCACGTCTCCCCGTTGGGCATATCGACTCTCAGTGTTCGACGGCTTTACGGTGCACCGCGAACACGAGCGAGAGCTCCGCCGCGTCGTTGTCACCATGGGCGGTAACGGGGAGTACGGGTTCACGCGCCTCGCCGAACGCCTTCGCGACCTCCTGCCGTCAGACGCTGACGTACTCTGGCAACTGGGCAGCACGCCGCAACTCGATCTTCCGGGGAGAGTTGTGGCCTCAATCCCTTCCCACGAACTTCAGCGGGCCATGCGAGAGGCCGATGTGGTCATTGGGCATGCGGGGACGGGAACGGCGCTAGCTGCGCTCTCGGCTGGCAAACTCCCCCTACTGGTACCGCGTCGTGTAATCCACGGCGAGCACGTGGACGCGCATCAGGAGGATCTGGCGCGCGCACTTCAGGGTCGAGGCCTCGCGGTGGTTCGAGAGGCGGACGCCGTGAGTCTCAGTGACCTCGTCGAGGTTAGTCAGTACGCCGTACAGTCGGCCGATTCCCCTTCGGAAGTGGACCTATTCGAAGCGTAA
- a CDS encoding glycosyltransferase family 4 protein: protein MRTIFQAYREVRRARHRCLHFHLSHRGSFIREGFLILRAPRTNGLFATIHGSDFVRTTRESWLWRLIYRTVLGRLSGVAVLNEDARSAVTGLVAGTSVSILPNPGPIDAQPEDLSFTGDRKVLFAGRVGHRKGVDTLIRAWDSVRERYPDASLLLFGPLDADLDPDIEARLPEFHRGEQSPSATHAALRDSACAVLPSRAEGQPMFLIEALAFGVPLVVSDVGGMPGLAMGCGLVVERDNPGALADALCEVLAGGEPVREMRKRARDKYAGSFSIAAHDERLRQFYGLAPSRSIVQER from the coding sequence TTGCGGACCATCTTCCAGGCGTATCGGGAAGTGCGCCGCGCCCGACACCGGTGCCTGCACTTCCATCTGAGCCACAGGGGCTCGTTTATCCGAGAAGGCTTCCTCATCCTCCGGGCGCCCCGCACCAACGGGTTGTTTGCCACGATCCATGGATCCGACTTCGTCCGCACCACGCGCGAGAGCTGGCTTTGGCGTCTCATATACCGGACGGTTCTCGGGCGACTGTCGGGCGTCGCAGTTCTCAACGAAGACGCCCGTTCCGCGGTGACGGGGCTCGTTGCTGGAACAAGCGTCAGCATCCTTCCAAACCCAGGCCCCATAGACGCTCAACCAGAAGACCTCAGCTTCACAGGGGACCGCAAGGTACTCTTCGCCGGGCGAGTCGGCCATCGCAAAGGGGTGGACACCCTCATACGTGCGTGGGACTCGGTACGCGAACGGTATCCAGACGCGTCCCTGCTCCTCTTCGGTCCACTCGACGCCGACCTTGACCCGGACATCGAGGCAAGGCTCCCCGAATTCCATCGTGGCGAGCAATCTCCCTCAGCGACACACGCCGCGCTACGTGACTCAGCATGTGCCGTGCTTCCGTCACGTGCGGAAGGCCAACCGATGTTCCTCATCGAGGCCTTGGCGTTCGGCGTCCCTCTGGTCGTGTCCGATGTTGGCGGGATGCCCGGTCTCGCTATGGGGTGCGGGCTCGTCGTAGAGAGAGATAACCCTGGTGCCCTTGCGGACGCATTATGCGAAGTGCTGGCTGGCGGGGAACCCGTTCGTGAAATGCGCAAGCGGGCTCGAGACAAATACGCTGGCAGTTTCTCCATTGCTGCCCATGACGAGCGCCTTCGGCAGTTCTACGGTCTGGCTCCTTCGCGGTCGATCGTCCAGGAAAGGTAA
- a CDS encoding polysaccharide pyruvyl transferase family protein: MKVAVLNTVLSNTGDAAIYESIVHALVQSGLTTPSDVVAFDSAADRTAPLYPEWQILQQPSRSSHPVRLVRAIASRLRGGLLGLLSRFPRATGVLLRLAPGTTFVRALRSIAAADLVVSSGGTYLVDHYDFGHRVAEIAFAKSRGKVVYLWTQSLGPFATPPARAAACALIPLVDGVFFRDPRSEQAWKAVGSLPARTEVCPDSVFSLYEADTGARDRRRERPIALLSVREWATPVLGESFSFTRYSAAMRAVARGLDERGWRCIAVSTCQGVEGYTIDDSATARNMFQGLSVEINSGFHTPGELMKLIRSADLVIATRMHMAIMSLISSTPVLALAYETKTLELFKSLAMPHCAVAIEEANAAWADQIVTADDPRNLAATLDHQALEDLRDRAHAPARAIADAMTRTAG; encoded by the coding sequence ATGAAGGTTGCGGTATTGAACACCGTTCTGAGTAACACGGGCGACGCTGCTATCTATGAATCGATCGTGCACGCACTCGTCCAGAGCGGGCTCACCACCCCCTCAGACGTCGTCGCATTCGACAGCGCGGCGGATCGAACGGCGCCGCTTTACCCTGAGTGGCAGATATTGCAACAGCCATCACGTTCCTCACACCCTGTTCGGCTAGTCAGAGCGATCGCGTCACGCTTACGTGGAGGCTTGCTTGGCCTTCTCTCGCGGTTTCCTCGGGCGACCGGTGTCCTGCTGCGCCTCGCACCAGGGACAACATTCGTTCGCGCTCTCAGGTCGATCGCCGCTGCAGACCTGGTGGTGAGCAGCGGCGGCACCTATCTGGTCGACCACTACGACTTTGGTCACCGCGTCGCTGAGATTGCTTTCGCGAAGTCGAGGGGCAAGGTCGTCTACCTTTGGACACAATCCCTTGGGCCGTTCGCCACTCCTCCAGCCCGTGCCGCGGCATGTGCGCTTATTCCCCTCGTTGATGGCGTGTTTTTCCGAGACCCCCGATCGGAGCAAGCCTGGAAAGCAGTTGGTTCGCTACCCGCGCGCACCGAGGTTTGCCCCGACTCGGTGTTTTCGCTGTATGAAGCCGACACAGGCGCACGCGACCGACGCAGAGAACGCCCCATCGCGCTGCTCTCTGTAAGAGAGTGGGCTACGCCCGTGCTAGGGGAAAGCTTCTCCTTCACGCGGTACAGTGCCGCCATGCGAGCCGTGGCTCGTGGGCTGGACGAGCGCGGCTGGAGATGTATCGCAGTCTCCACATGTCAAGGCGTCGAGGGCTACACAATCGATGATTCAGCGACGGCACGAAACATGTTCCAAGGGCTCAGCGTCGAGATCAACAGCGGGTTTCACACTCCTGGCGAACTGATGAAGTTGATCAGATCAGCCGATCTTGTCATCGCCACGCGAATGCACATGGCGATCATGAGTCTGATCTCGTCCACTCCCGTGCTCGCGCTCGCGTACGAGACTAAGACACTCGAGCTATTCAAGTCCCTCGCGATGCCCCACTGCGCCGTCGCGATTGAGGAGGCGAACGCCGCATGGGCGGACCAAATCGTGACCGCCGACGACCCACGTAATCTTGCTGCCACGCTAGATCATCAGGCTCTGGAGGATCTCCGCGACCGCGCGCATGCGCCCGCCAGAGCGATCGCCGACGCAATGACGAGAACCGCTGGATGA
- a CDS encoding glycosyltransferase: MIRESGEHALPAVAIAHDYLTQKGGAEKVVLALHRAFPEAPVHTTLYEPSLTYPEFAEVNIKPSPLNRIRLFRRSHRLALPLLPWAASRVHVAAHHTIASSSGWAHGFRTTGSKIVYCYSPARWLYQSDAYLGVGRRGARRLALSLISPYLRRWDRQQAQTASKYFAISTVVQDRIRDAYGIEAEVLPAPHSVDTSLPQEPVALPSGGADFPFHLCISRLLPYKNVDAVVEAFNMLGTPLVVVGAGPEEKRLSSLAGQNVTMLKNLSDGQIRWLYARCTAVVSASYEDFGLTPIEAAAYGKPSVVLRWGGFLDTILEGVTGTFFNEPDARLIAQAVKHSQNVDWDTKAITAHADSFSEQAFAHRLREAMATVEA, translated from the coding sequence GTGATTCGGGAATCTGGCGAACACGCTCTCCCCGCAGTGGCGATCGCACACGACTATCTGACTCAGAAAGGCGGCGCTGAGAAGGTGGTGCTGGCGCTGCATCGAGCTTTCCCGGAAGCGCCCGTACACACGACGCTTTACGAACCATCCCTGACGTACCCGGAGTTCGCGGAAGTTAATATCAAGCCCTCTCCTCTAAATCGGATTCGGCTATTTCGGCGTTCCCACCGGCTTGCCCTCCCGCTTCTCCCTTGGGCGGCGAGTCGTGTCCACGTGGCAGCACACCACACAATTGCGAGTTCAAGTGGATGGGCGCATGGTTTCCGGACGACGGGAAGCAAGATTGTCTACTGCTACTCGCCTGCGCGGTGGCTGTACCAATCAGACGCGTATCTCGGCGTTGGACGACGTGGTGCCCGGCGACTTGCGCTCAGCTTGATCTCGCCCTACCTAAGGCGGTGGGACCGCCAACAAGCGCAGACAGCCAGCAAGTACTTCGCTATATCAACGGTGGTCCAGGACAGAATTCGAGATGCGTACGGGATTGAAGCAGAGGTATTGCCCGCGCCGCATTCCGTCGATACATCACTACCCCAAGAGCCCGTGGCGCTCCCGTCCGGTGGCGCGGATTTCCCCTTCCATCTCTGCATTTCGCGACTACTCCCGTATAAGAATGTCGACGCCGTGGTCGAGGCGTTCAACATGCTCGGCACTCCGCTAGTCGTGGTGGGCGCTGGTCCCGAAGAGAAGCGACTCTCATCGCTAGCCGGACAAAACGTGACGATGTTGAAGAACCTCAGCGATGGCCAGATCCGGTGGCTATATGCGCGGTGCACGGCGGTCGTCTCTGCGAGCTACGAGGACTTCGGCCTGACTCCGATCGAGGCAGCCGCCTACGGCAAGCCGTCCGTGGTGCTTCGATGGGGGGGGTTTCTGGACACGATCCTTGAGGGCGTGACTGGCACATTCTTCAACGAACCGGATGCGCGGCTGATCGCTCAGGCGGTGAAACACTCCCAGAATGTCGACTGGGACACCAAGGCAATCACGGCGCACGCAGACTCCTTCTCCGAGCAAGCCTTCGCACACCGCCTACGAGAGGCGATGGCGACAGTTGAAGCTTGA
- a CDS encoding NAD-dependent epimerase/dehydratase family protein: MTAGTLVITGANGFVGTHLAEIASQQGVDVWAIGREPAPDLLLQENCAKYFSMDLEKEWKMPVGADAVVHLAGLSAVGPSFAHPQRYLTGNSAIMTTMCEGLLAHSERPRVVVVSSGAVYGAPEGGTPVAETSATAPSSPYAVAKLLVESQATYYGGRGLDTVIARPFNHIGPRQGTGFLVPDLTAALRDSRPGETLAVGDLGTARDYTDVRDVARAYLALAFAAEHHYDRYNVCSGEAHSGREVLAVLAEALDRPVPPTEMDPARLRPADPPVIVGAADRLRQEYGWEPKIPWQQSVRDFINAEVSAQ, encoded by the coding sequence ATGACCGCTGGGACACTCGTAATCACCGGGGCCAACGGTTTCGTCGGCACGCACCTTGCTGAGATTGCATCCCAGCAAGGGGTCGACGTGTGGGCGATCGGGCGCGAGCCCGCCCCGGACCTCCTCCTCCAGGAGAACTGCGCGAAGTACTTCTCGATGGACCTGGAGAAGGAGTGGAAAATGCCTGTCGGGGCTGACGCCGTCGTACACCTGGCGGGTCTGTCCGCGGTAGGTCCCTCGTTTGCTCACCCCCAGCGGTATTTGACCGGAAATAGCGCCATCATGACCACTATGTGCGAGGGCCTACTCGCACATAGTGAACGCCCGCGCGTAGTCGTCGTCAGTTCGGGCGCCGTGTACGGCGCTCCCGAGGGGGGCACGCCTGTGGCCGAGACGAGCGCTACCGCGCCGAGCTCCCCCTACGCAGTCGCAAAGTTGCTCGTGGAGAGCCAGGCTACGTATTACGGTGGCCGCGGCCTCGACACCGTAATCGCCCGTCCGTTCAACCACATCGGGCCGCGGCAAGGAACGGGATTCCTGGTGCCCGACCTGACTGCGGCCCTTCGCGACTCGAGGCCCGGAGAGACGCTCGCAGTCGGCGATCTAGGGACGGCTCGCGACTACACCGATGTCCGTGATGTGGCCCGCGCCTATTTGGCTCTGGCGTTCGCCGCTGAGCACCACTACGACCGCTACAACGTCTGCTCTGGCGAAGCCCACTCTGGCCGAGAGGTTCTCGCGGTGCTCGCCGAGGCACTCGATCGCCCCGTGCCGCCCACCGAAATGGATCCCGCGCGCCTGCGCCCCGCGGACCCGCCTGTCATTGTTGGCGCAGCCGACAGGCTGCGCCAGGAATACGGCTGGGAACCGAAGATACCGTGGCAACAGTCAGTACGAGATTTCATCAATGCTGAGGTGAGTGCGCAGTGA
- a CDS encoding GDP-mannose 4,6-dehydratase — MPETPRALVTGITGQDGGHIAELLHQKGYEVFGLIRGQNNPRRQSVLDEFPYVRLIEGDLTDPTSLVRAVEQSQPDELYNLAAVSHVGYSFKNPTLTADVTAKGVLNVLEAVRITGLAPTTRVYQASTSEMFGGLDYNRPGAGYNEESLFHPRSPYGVAKLYGHWIAKNYRESYGMFVACGILFNHEGERRGLEFVTRKITHAVARIKLGLQPNIELGDLWPKRDWGYAGDFVDGMWRMLQHAEPDDFVLATGETHSIEEFLTLAFAAIGVDDWKPYVVQNAAYMRPAEVDILLGDPSKAEDVLGWTRRVDFPGLVRLMVEHDLAVQSKSMAGFV; from the coding sequence ATGCCCGAAACCCCGCGCGCCCTAGTTACCGGTATAACAGGCCAAGATGGAGGCCACATCGCCGAGCTTCTACACCAGAAGGGGTACGAAGTCTTCGGGTTGATCCGTGGACAGAACAACCCACGCCGACAGTCTGTCTTGGACGAGTTCCCGTATGTGCGCCTTATCGAGGGTGACCTGACGGATCCGACGTCCCTGGTTCGCGCAGTCGAGCAGTCCCAGCCCGACGAGCTGTATAACCTCGCGGCAGTCAGTCACGTGGGCTACTCGTTCAAGAACCCGACGCTGACGGCAGACGTCACTGCAAAGGGGGTACTGAACGTGCTTGAGGCCGTCCGTATCACCGGACTCGCCCCCACGACCCGCGTGTATCAGGCATCCACATCGGAGATGTTCGGCGGTTTGGACTACAACCGCCCTGGCGCTGGCTACAACGAGGAGTCCCTCTTTCACCCCCGGAGCCCCTATGGTGTGGCGAAACTATACGGTCACTGGATCGCGAAGAACTACCGCGAAAGCTATGGCATGTTCGTCGCCTGCGGCATCTTGTTCAATCACGAAGGGGAGCGCCGCGGCCTCGAGTTCGTCACCCGCAAGATCACGCACGCGGTCGCGCGAATAAAGCTAGGTCTTCAACCGAATATTGAACTTGGTGACCTATGGCCAAAACGCGACTGGGGTTATGCGGGCGACTTCGTTGACGGGATGTGGCGCATGCTTCAGCATGCGGAGCCAGACGATTTCGTGCTCGCCACAGGCGAAACTCACTCGATCGAAGAATTCCTCACCCTGGCTTTCGCCGCGATCGGGGTCGATGACTGGAAGCCCTACGTGGTACAGAATGCCGCGTATATGCGGCCAGCTGAGGTCGATATTCTCCTCGGAGACCCATCCAAGGCCGAGGACGTCCTCGGATGGACGAGGAGAGTCGACTTCCCCGGCCTTGTGCGCCTGATGGTCGAGCATGACCTTGCCGTTCAATCTAAGAGCATGGCGGGTTTCGTATGA